In a genomic window of uncultured Sphaerochaeta sp.:
- the aroC gene encoding chorismate synthase has product MGHNSFGTAFTITTFGESHGEALGVIVDGVEPGFLVDQEALQREMDRRRPGSNPTGTERNEIDKLSILSGLYEGYTTGTPIAMILYSTNQRSTDYSHLKDVFRPGHADWTFEQKYGRRDIRGGGRSSGRETSARVAAGALAKQLLAKRGIRIQAGTVQVGSIKAQKRDWADCDPLLSCPDRESAQAMVSLIEEVRQQKDSIGGVIECRVQGLPVGLGEPVFGKLDALLSHAVMSIGAVKGIQFGDGFACASMRGSECNDQRTSEGFLSNHAGGILGGISSGQELVLQAAIKPTSSIGKPQLTVNKANETVTLEVQGRHDPCICGRAVVVVEAMVAITLLDLLYTAFGKA; this is encoded by the coding sequence ATGGGACACAACAGTTTTGGCACCGCATTCACCATCACTACGTTTGGTGAGTCGCACGGAGAGGCCCTCGGGGTAATCGTCGACGGCGTGGAGCCTGGTTTCCTGGTCGACCAAGAAGCTTTGCAACGTGAAATGGACAGACGACGCCCCGGTTCGAACCCAACGGGCACCGAGCGCAATGAGATAGACAAGCTCTCCATCCTCTCCGGCCTGTACGAGGGGTACACCACCGGTACCCCCATCGCCATGATCCTGTACAGCACCAACCAAAGAAGTACCGATTATTCGCACCTGAAGGATGTCTTCAGGCCCGGGCATGCCGACTGGACCTTTGAACAAAAGTATGGAAGAAGGGATATCCGAGGCGGAGGCCGTTCCTCAGGCAGGGAAACCAGCGCCCGGGTAGCAGCCGGCGCCCTGGCAAAGCAACTCTTGGCAAAACGAGGCATCCGAATACAGGCAGGGACGGTGCAAGTGGGTTCGATCAAGGCGCAAAAGCGTGATTGGGCCGATTGTGATCCGCTTCTGAGTTGTCCAGACCGTGAATCCGCCCAGGCCATGGTCTCTCTCATCGAGGAGGTTCGCCAGCAGAAGGACAGCATCGGAGGAGTGATCGAATGCCGTGTACAAGGACTGCCGGTCGGGCTTGGGGAACCGGTCTTCGGCAAGCTCGATGCCCTGCTCTCCCATGCGGTGATGAGCATCGGGGCAGTCAAGGGAATCCAGTTCGGTGACGGGTTCGCCTGTGCATCCATGCGCGGCAGCGAATGCAATGACCAGCGAACCAGTGAAGGCTTTCTCTCCAACCACGCCGGGGGTATCCTCGGAGGTATCTCCAGTGGACAGGAGCTGGTACTGCAGGCGGCGATCAAGCCGACCTCTTCCATAGGCAAGCCCCAGCTGACGGTGAACAAGGCAAATGAAACGGTAACGTTGGAAGTGCAAGGACGGCATGATCCCTGTATCTGCGGCCGTGCAGTGGTGGTCGTGGAGGCCATGGTTGCCATCACGCTGCTCGATCTCCTCTACACTGCGTTTGGAAAAGCATGA
- a CDS encoding inositol monophosphatase family protein — protein MELSLDGKALDELSEVVRSCGRMAKEKQATIHRSYKSDGTVLTETDLAISSKILAVVSHLFPEANIISEETLTEYKEDAPCTFVLDPIDGTDVYSQGLPSWAVALGILDRDRKPVGAMISCPRWGLGEDELYVRLDPGKELLINDRPFIMQGAKDFPHQITMGSSGQRLMDFSHFEGKIRIFGSSILHMLSPVLYEHIQGCVNQSCYVWDIASAHAVLLHCGMNIEYVNGKKFIYDDAFMLERKPFSPSFYAGTSECIKALGKVLPPK, from the coding sequence ATGGAATTATCACTTGACGGAAAGGCATTGGATGAATTGAGCGAAGTGGTTCGGTCCTGCGGCCGTATGGCCAAGGAAAAGCAGGCTACCATCCACCGCTCCTACAAGAGCGACGGTACGGTACTCACCGAGACGGATCTGGCCATCTCCAGCAAAATACTTGCAGTGGTTTCACACCTCTTTCCCGAGGCAAACATCATCAGTGAGGAGACCTTGACAGAGTACAAGGAGGATGCACCGTGCACCTTCGTACTCGATCCCATCGATGGTACTGATGTCTACTCGCAGGGGCTCCCCTCCTGGGCGGTGGCCTTGGGTATCCTGGACCGCGACAGAAAGCCGGTGGGGGCCATGATCAGCTGCCCACGCTGGGGACTTGGGGAGGATGAGCTCTATGTCCGGCTTGACCCGGGCAAGGAGCTGTTGATCAATGACAGGCCGTTCATCATGCAGGGTGCGAAGGATTTCCCCCATCAGATTACGATGGGTTCAAGCGGACAGCGCCTGATGGACTTCTCCCACTTCGAGGGGAAGATCAGGATCTTCGGCTCTTCCATCCTCCACATGCTCAGTCCGGTGCTCTATGAGCACATCCAGGGATGCGTGAACCAAAGCTGCTATGTGTGGGACATTGCATCCGCCCATGCAGTGCTGCTGCATTGCGGGATGAACATTGAGTATGTGAATGGCAAAAAATTCATATACGATGATGCATTCATGCTTGAGCGCAAGCCCTTCTCGCCCTCTTTCTATGCAGGGACGAGTGAGTGCATCAAGGCGCTGGGAAAGGTCTTGCCTCCCAAATGA
- the mfd gene encoding transcription-repair coupling factor → MALMQTPLSELVQSYIKTSPAYKAFHAEERLLAVQGLEGYPLSQFLRLVARKVKGRVWVICPTEDSALQLLKDNGIDSTASAVMQTPLGGQEMRTLYLPGNGRKLYTPFQADNVEYEQLSRLSAIQEMKNGLIVTHLRPFVAPVILPEVLQQSSLQIRKGSAFDSTKIAQLLTNAGYVHTVTTSTMGEFSLRGEVLDVFPFESEHPYRVYADWDTVGKISTYNPITQETIATLPKFAISLFDTEAGLATASIRSYFTERDYFCFVGDQRLATSYHSLQLEAKALYRQAFLTDREAPKPDELLFDFPSFQKEAAHSIVFLDIAGQRKDAYTFDIEGPRSYFGNFTLLKEELKSLEKQGWKVTVFTENQVQRQRLMQMLSAFPFLTWENRELSGGFSIPSLKVIAICEHEIFGRRRQVVKTLQHTQSSPLDSFVDLNEGDYVVHVNYGVGQFVKIDRVSSFDRERDFIKIAFADNEMLYVPIEQANLVQRYIGSDNGAPKKDKLGGQGWENKKARARKNAEDLAKHLIELYAKRQNSVGFAFPKDTDWQLQFEASFPFDETADQLACIEDIKADMEMPKVMDRLVCGDVGYGKTEIAFRAAFKAVMGGKQVAFLAPTTILAEQHYQNFLKRLGTFPVRCAQLSRIVPKKEQKQTLLAVAEGKVDVLFGTHRILQKDILYRDLGLLVVDEEQRFGVKDKERIKTLRTSIDSLSLSATPIPRTLYMSLLKIRDMSLLATPPIARRPIETHIGEYDEQTIVKAIREEVSRGGQVFFLHNRIESLDEVVFQLSKLLGDVIIESAHGQMDSAKLEDTMRRFVHEGIQVLVSTTIIENGIDIPNVNTIIIDRADLYGLSQLYQLRGRVGRNDQQAHAYLFYPQGSALSEIAVKRLKIISEHTELGSGFKVAMKDMEIRGTGNLLGREQSGQLASVGLDMYIRILDEAIRSLQKAGLKEEEKEVFLELDYTGFIPDTYIKAPSVKFDVYRKISSIANEEQLQGLSSELADRFGPLPEEVANLLYIAEIKIICRKLSIIHLTDRKQVVAIEFGKVANLNVNKIMNLIALSNKSVWLDMRRMNVMYMKTDAVSLKDKALFLMEKLQRLL, encoded by the coding sequence ATGGCGCTTATGCAAACCCCATTATCAGAACTTGTTCAATCGTATATCAAAACCTCACCAGCATACAAGGCATTCCATGCCGAAGAGCGCTTGCTGGCAGTACAGGGACTCGAGGGCTATCCGCTGTCCCAGTTCCTGCGCCTGGTTGCCCGAAAAGTGAAAGGGCGTGTCTGGGTCATCTGCCCGACTGAGGACAGCGCCCTTCAGTTGCTGAAGGACAATGGTATCGATAGTACTGCCTCTGCCGTGATGCAAACCCCCTTGGGTGGGCAGGAGATGCGTACGCTCTACCTTCCCGGCAATGGACGGAAACTCTATACGCCTTTCCAGGCTGACAATGTGGAGTATGAGCAGCTTTCCAGGCTCAGCGCCATCCAGGAAATGAAAAACGGACTCATTGTCACCCATCTCAGACCCTTTGTTGCACCGGTGATTCTTCCCGAGGTTTTGCAGCAATCCAGCCTGCAGATCCGCAAAGGTTCAGCATTCGACAGTACCAAGATAGCCCAGCTTCTGACCAACGCAGGGTATGTGCATACGGTTACCACCTCAACGATGGGGGAGTTCAGCCTTCGCGGTGAGGTGCTGGACGTGTTTCCTTTCGAAAGCGAGCACCCCTACCGGGTCTATGCAGACTGGGATACGGTGGGGAAGATCAGCACCTACAACCCCATCACCCAGGAGACCATCGCAACCCTGCCCAAATTCGCTATCTCGTTGTTTGATACCGAAGCGGGGCTGGCCACCGCCTCAATCCGTTCCTATTTCACGGAGCGTGACTACTTCTGCTTTGTCGGTGACCAACGCCTGGCGACCAGTTACCACAGCCTTCAGCTTGAAGCGAAAGCGCTCTACCGCCAAGCGTTTCTCACCGACCGGGAGGCACCGAAGCCGGATGAGTTGCTCTTTGACTTCCCCTCCTTCCAGAAAGAGGCTGCACATTCGATAGTCTTTTTGGATATCGCAGGCCAGAGAAAGGATGCCTACACGTTCGACATCGAGGGACCCCGTTCGTACTTCGGGAACTTCACCTTGCTCAAGGAGGAGCTGAAGAGCCTGGAGAAGCAGGGGTGGAAGGTTACGGTCTTTACCGAGAACCAAGTGCAACGCCAACGCCTGATGCAGATGCTCAGTGCCTTTCCCTTCCTTACCTGGGAGAATCGTGAGCTCAGTGGAGGTTTCTCCATCCCCTCCCTGAAAGTCATCGCCATTTGCGAGCACGAGATCTTCGGTCGCCGAAGGCAGGTGGTCAAGACCCTGCAGCATACCCAATCATCGCCTTTGGACTCTTTTGTTGACCTCAATGAAGGCGATTACGTGGTGCATGTGAACTACGGGGTGGGGCAGTTTGTGAAGATCGACCGGGTGTCCAGTTTCGACCGGGAACGCGACTTCATCAAAATTGCCTTTGCTGACAATGAGATGCTCTATGTCCCCATCGAACAGGCAAACCTCGTGCAGCGCTATATCGGCAGCGACAACGGTGCCCCGAAAAAGGATAAGCTTGGGGGCCAGGGCTGGGAGAACAAGAAAGCTAGGGCCAGAAAGAACGCTGAGGATCTGGCAAAGCATCTGATCGAGCTCTATGCAAAGCGTCAGAACAGCGTCGGCTTTGCTTTCCCGAAGGACACCGATTGGCAGTTGCAGTTCGAGGCTTCCTTTCCGTTTGATGAGACTGCAGACCAGCTGGCCTGCATTGAGGACATCAAGGCAGATATGGAGATGCCGAAGGTCATGGACCGCCTTGTTTGCGGTGATGTCGGCTACGGCAAGACTGAGATTGCATTCCGTGCAGCCTTCAAGGCGGTGATGGGCGGCAAGCAGGTTGCCTTTCTTGCACCAACCACCATCCTGGCTGAGCAACACTACCAGAACTTTCTCAAGCGGCTGGGGACTTTTCCCGTGCGTTGCGCACAGCTTTCCAGGATTGTTCCCAAGAAGGAGCAGAAGCAGACACTTCTCGCTGTTGCCGAGGGAAAGGTTGATGTGCTTTTCGGGACCCATCGCATCCTCCAAAAGGATATTCTCTACCGTGACCTCGGCCTGTTGGTCGTTGACGAGGAACAGCGTTTCGGTGTGAAGGACAAGGAGAGGATCAAGACACTGAGAACGAGCATCGACTCGCTCTCCCTCAGTGCAACCCCCATTCCCCGGACGCTGTACATGTCGTTGCTCAAGATCAGGGACATGTCCCTGCTGGCGACACCACCCATTGCCCGACGCCCGATCGAGACGCACATCGGTGAGTACGACGAACAGACCATCGTGAAGGCAATCCGAGAGGAAGTGAGCAGGGGCGGGCAGGTCTTCTTCCTGCACAACAGGATCGAAAGTCTTGACGAAGTGGTTTTTCAGCTCTCCAAGCTGCTCGGTGATGTCATCATCGAGAGTGCCCACGGCCAGATGGACAGCGCAAAACTCGAAGATACGATGCGCCGATTCGTGCATGAGGGAATCCAGGTCCTGGTTTCCACCACCATCATTGAGAACGGCATTGACATACCCAATGTCAACACCATCATCATCGACAGGGCCGACCTGTATGGATTGAGCCAGCTCTACCAGCTTCGGGGAAGGGTGGGCCGAAACGACCAGCAGGCGCACGCCTACCTCTTCTATCCCCAGGGAAGCGCGCTCAGCGAAATTGCGGTGAAGCGTCTGAAAATCATCAGCGAACACACAGAACTGGGTTCAGGCTTCAAGGTGGCGATGAAGGACATGGAAATTCGCGGAACAGGAAATCTGCTGGGTAGGGAACAAAGCGGCCAGCTTGCCTCGGTTGGGTTGGATATGTACATCCGGATCCTCGATGAAGCCATCAGGAGTTTGCAGAAGGCTGGCCTGAAGGAAGAGGAAAAGGAAGTTTTCCTCGAGCTCGACTATACGGGATTCATTCCCGACACCTACATCAAGGCTCCTTCCGTAAAGTTTGATGTGTACCGCAAGATATCCTCCATTGCCAATGAGGAGCAGTTGCAAGGTCTTTCCAGCGAGCTGGCTGACCGGTTCGGTCCACTTCCCGAAGAGGTGGCCAACTTATTGTATATTGCCGAGATCAAGATCATATGCCGCAAGCTCTCGATCATCCATCTGACCGATCGAAAGCAGGTGGTGGCCATCGAATTCGGCAAGGTGGCGAACCTGAATGTGAACAAGATAATGAACCTCATCGCACTGAGCAACAAGAGCGTCTGGCTTGATATGAGACGGATGAATGTGATGTATATGAAAACCGATGCGGTTTCCCTCAAGGACAAGGCTCTCTTTCTGATGGAGAAGCTGCAACGATTGCTGTAG
- a CDS encoding nucleoside-triphosphatase yields MSAELVLVVGERDSGKTTTLTRMLTIHHAQNHTVGGFLALANPGKTWYRLNSLATGESRMAFSAESNLGSVRLGRFSVDESAFVWANAQIHSDLGRCNVVFFDEIGRLELQGGGFFPSFRAALATESVSVIAAVRTNFLDQVIHTFCLEEHPYSVVNVAKPIRNES; encoded by the coding sequence GTGTCAGCTGAGCTCGTTTTGGTGGTGGGTGAGCGTGACAGTGGAAAGACAACTACGCTAACGCGCATGCTCACCATCCACCATGCACAGAACCATACGGTCGGGGGCTTTCTTGCTCTTGCAAATCCCGGAAAAACTTGGTATAGACTGAACAGCTTGGCAACCGGCGAATCGCGTATGGCCTTCAGTGCGGAGTCCAACCTGGGTTCGGTACGCCTGGGCCGTTTTTCTGTGGATGAGTCAGCCTTTGTCTGGGCCAATGCTCAGATTCACAGCGATCTTGGCCGATGCAACGTGGTGTTCTTTGATGAGATCGGGCGGTTGGAACTGCAGGGAGGTGGGTTTTTTCCCTCATTTCGTGCAGCACTGGCAACAGAATCCGTATCAGTCATTGCAGCAGTACGTACCAACTTTTTGGACCAGGTGATCCATACGTTTTGTTTGGAAGAGCATCCCTACTCGGTCGTGAATGTTGCCAAGCCCATAAGGAATGAATCATGA
- a CDS encoding queuosine precursor transporter: MNELYWLVMLVLNFLLIMVALRLWGKTGLYIWVPISVILANIQVTKNVMLFGLEATLGNIVYATGFLATDILSELYGKRESAKAVAIGFFSLLSMTIIMQVALLFEPAVSDIAHPSLSLVFGLMPRIALGSLIAYVISNLHDIWAFDFWKRKKPGRNTLWLRNNLSTFVSQFIDTLVFTLIAFYGVYPSSVLLQIMISTYLLKWVVAMLDTPFMYLARNWSEQQKLPK, encoded by the coding sequence ATGAATGAACTGTACTGGTTGGTGATGTTGGTCCTGAATTTTCTTCTGATCATGGTCGCTCTCCGCCTTTGGGGGAAGACGGGTCTCTACATCTGGGTTCCGATCAGCGTCATCCTGGCAAATATCCAGGTAACCAAGAATGTCATGCTCTTCGGCCTGGAGGCAACCCTGGGCAACATCGTGTATGCCACCGGGTTTCTGGCCACCGACATCCTCAGCGAGCTGTACGGCAAGCGTGAGTCGGCCAAGGCTGTAGCCATCGGATTTTTCAGTCTTCTTTCCATGACCATCATCATGCAGGTTGCCCTGCTTTTTGAGCCGGCTGTCTCGGACATCGCCCACCCTTCGCTGAGCCTGGTCTTCGGCCTGATGCCGCGCATAGCCCTCGGATCGCTCATCGCCTATGTGATCAGCAATCTGCATGACATCTGGGCCTTTGACTTCTGGAAACGCAAGAAGCCGGGGAGGAATACCCTGTGGCTTCGCAACAATCTCAGCACCTTTGTCAGCCAGTTCATCGATACGTTGGTCTTTACGCTCATCGCCTTCTATGGCGTATACCCAAGCTCGGTACTGCTTCAGATCATGATCAGCACCTATCTCTTGAAATGGGTGGTCGCAATGCTGGACACCCCCTTCATGTATCTTGCGCGGAACTGGAGCGAGCAGCAAAAGCTTCCCAAATGA
- a CDS encoding shikimate kinase, which yields MGDHLFFCGIKHSGKSTLGHLFAQERGLAWADLDELVLQQVPYPSIRSFYHERGKDAFMQEEVKALTTYLRNSTGRTVVSLGGGAADNQPLIDLAKANGKLLYLVVPEEVLYQRIIRGGIPPFLDGDNPRTSFSTLYAKRHERYGNICDFMIELPNYPDLHDTARFLVETLRNEV from the coding sequence ATGGGCGACCACCTCTTCTTCTGTGGCATCAAGCACAGCGGCAAATCCACCCTGGGACATCTCTTTGCCCAAGAGCGTGGACTGGCGTGGGCGGATCTTGATGAATTGGTGCTCCAGCAAGTACCCTACCCCTCCATTCGTTCCTTCTACCATGAACGAGGCAAGGATGCATTCATGCAGGAGGAGGTGAAAGCCCTCACCACCTATCTCAGAAACAGTACAGGCAGGACGGTTGTCAGTTTGGGCGGAGGAGCCGCGGACAACCAACCACTCATTGATCTTGCCAAGGCCAATGGAAAACTCCTCTACTTGGTCGTCCCCGAAGAAGTTCTCTACCAGCGCATCATACGTGGTGGCATTCCGCCCTTCCTGGACGGGGACAATCCCCGCACCTCCTTCAGCACCCTCTATGCCAAACGACATGAGCGCTATGGAAACATCTGTGATTTCATGATAGAATTGCCCAATTATCCGGATCTCCACGATACGGCAAGATTCCTTGTCGAAACGCTACGGAACGAGGTATGA
- the nrdR gene encoding transcriptional regulator NrdR, whose translation MRCPHCSSDDDKVLESRQNSSASTIRRRRECNACGYRFTSYERIEDKPLMVIKRDGRREPFDLNKLGRGIRSCTEKLKISENQIDSLLQSIEDAIMLKVGSKREIASSDIGDEALKQLKEVDLVAYVRFAAVYKAFNDLGQFIAEIQKLGKELL comes from the coding sequence ATGCGATGCCCACACTGCTCCTCAGATGATGACAAAGTACTGGAATCGAGACAGAACTCGAGTGCCTCGACAATCCGCCGAAGACGGGAGTGCAATGCCTGCGGATACCGGTTCACCAGTTATGAACGCATAGAGGACAAGCCTCTGATGGTCATCAAGCGTGATGGTAGGCGTGAGCCTTTTGACCTCAACAAGCTGGGGCGGGGTATCCGCTCCTGCACGGAAAAACTGAAGATCAGTGAAAACCAGATAGATTCCCTGCTGCAAAGCATTGAGGATGCCATCATGCTCAAGGTCGGGAGCAAACGTGAGATTGCCAGCAGCGACATCGGCGACGAAGCCCTGAAACAGCTGAAAGAAGTGGATCTGGTGGCGTATGTCCGCTTTGCTGCAGTGTACAAGGCCTTCAACGATTTGGGCCAGTTCATCGCCGAAATCCAGAAACTGGGAAAGGAACTGCTTTAG
- a CDS encoding HD domain-containing protein: MELQNMISAEELTTRRIPKSEDVRGPFYRDTTAIIHSSPFRRLKHKTQVFFAPSNDHICTRMEHCLHVASIASSICRGLGLDSELAWAIGMGHDLGHTPFGHTGEKILSQAMQKAQFPPFEHEVNSLRVVEFLSNQGQGLNLTYAVRDGIVCHNGEHLVKAIKPTFAVRDLSSITSRKGLLPATYEAAVVRFSDTIAYLGRDFEDACRLGLVRKEELPEEVARHLGRRNAQIIDTLVVDVIDHSNEKEGICFSDELFPYVEAMIRFNYTHIYKSPMLEGYERYFSRLFSLILDYLRMLMDSYGFEEIRYVEEKNMLAMGFYHHLMDMKNAYEEHDGNLDRLIYDYIAGMSDNFCLDCANEILKPEHLNDTIEHSLTGKWFDAR, from the coding sequence ATGGAATTGCAAAACATGATCTCAGCCGAGGAGCTCACCACACGCAGAATACCAAAGAGCGAAGATGTGCGAGGACCGTTCTACCGCGATACCACCGCCATCATTCACTCCTCGCCGTTTCGCAGGCTCAAGCACAAGACCCAGGTCTTTTTTGCTCCGAGCAACGATCACATCTGCACCCGGATGGAACACTGTCTGCACGTTGCGTCCATCGCATCTTCCATCTGCAGGGGGCTGGGGTTGGACAGCGAGCTGGCGTGGGCCATCGGCATGGGCCACGATCTTGGGCACACCCCATTCGGGCATACCGGCGAGAAAATTCTCTCCCAGGCGATGCAAAAAGCACAATTCCCTCCCTTCGAGCACGAGGTGAACAGTCTGAGGGTTGTTGAGTTTCTCAGCAACCAAGGCCAGGGGCTGAACCTCACCTATGCGGTTCGCGACGGGATTGTCTGTCACAACGGGGAACATCTGGTCAAGGCGATCAAGCCGACCTTTGCAGTGAGGGACCTCTCTTCGATCACCAGCAGGAAAGGTCTGCTCCCCGCCACCTATGAGGCTGCTGTAGTTCGCTTCAGCGATACCATCGCCTACCTTGGCCGGGATTTCGAGGATGCCTGCCGGCTGGGCCTTGTCCGCAAGGAAGAGTTGCCCGAAGAGGTCGCCCGCCATCTGGGCCGGCGCAATGCACAGATCATCGATACGCTGGTTGTTGATGTCATCGATCACTCCAATGAGAAGGAGGGGATCTGCTTCAGCGATGAGCTGTTTCCCTATGTGGAGGCGATGATCCGGTTCAACTACACGCATATCTACAAAAGTCCGATGCTTGAGGGGTACGAGCGTTACTTTTCCCGTCTCTTCTCCCTCATTCTGGATTACCTGAGGATGCTGATGGACAGCTATGGGTTTGAGGAAATTCGGTATGTGGAGGAGAAGAACATGCTTGCCATGGGGTTCTACCATCATCTCATGGATATGAAAAACGCCTATGAGGAGCATGATGGGAATCTGGACCGGCTCATCTATGACTACATTGCTGGAATGAGTGACAACTTTTGCCTGGATTGTGCAAATGAGATACTCAAGCCCGAGCACTTGAACGATACCATTGAGCACTCACTGACCGGGAAGTGGTTCGACGCCCGCTAA
- the trmB gene encoding tRNA (guanosine(46)-N7)-methyltransferase TrmB, producing MQENQETIYQDIPELKWVESREEGTEREVKSYVLRSSYLRTYQVEAVKKYYAAYGLPYEKRMLDWKQVFGNDKPVVIEIGFGMGTATERIAKERDQFNYLCLEVFLSGFAKLLDKVGSQQLDNVRLMRFDAVQVLTDMVKDGSVAGFHIFFPDPWPKKKQQKRRLIQSPFASLLASKLTKGGYIYCVTDWEEYAYQMVDVLGATEGLVNPYQGFCPAVTWRDTTKFEQKGLDKNHPINEVWFEKR from the coding sequence ATGCAAGAGAACCAAGAGACCATTTATCAGGATATCCCCGAACTCAAATGGGTGGAGAGCAGGGAGGAAGGCACGGAGCGTGAAGTGAAAAGCTATGTGCTGCGCTCTTCCTATCTCAGGACCTACCAGGTTGAGGCGGTGAAGAAATACTATGCTGCCTATGGCCTTCCCTATGAGAAGCGCATGCTGGATTGGAAGCAGGTGTTCGGCAATGACAAACCGGTTGTCATCGAAATCGGCTTTGGGATGGGGACGGCAACTGAACGCATTGCAAAAGAGCGAGACCAGTTCAACTATCTCTGTCTTGAGGTGTTTCTTTCCGGATTTGCCAAGCTTCTGGACAAGGTGGGGTCACAGCAACTGGACAATGTCAGGTTGATGCGCTTTGATGCAGTGCAAGTGCTTACCGACATGGTCAAGGATGGATCTGTTGCAGGCTTCCACATCTTTTTCCCTGATCCTTGGCCTAAGAAAAAGCAACAGAAACGACGCCTCATCCAGAGCCCCTTCGCTTCCCTGCTTGCCTCCAAGCTTACCAAGGGAGGGTACATCTACTGTGTCACCGATTGGGAGGAGTATGCCTACCAGATGGTGGATGTCCTTGGGGCCACCGAGGGTTTGGTGAATCCCTACCAGGGCTTCTGTCCTGCAGTGACGTGGCGTGATACGACCAAGTTCGAGCAGAAGGGTCTGGATAAGAACCACCCCATCAATGAAGTGTGGTTTGAGAAGCGCTGA